DNA from Rosa rugosa chromosome 6, drRosRugo1.1, whole genome shotgun sequence:
CCACCGAAGTTTTTGGACCGGAAAGAAATGCACAATTTTATTAGCTGAATCTAGTTATCTCTTAAACTATCTCTTAAACAAGTGGGACTGCCAATTAGCTTTAGAAAGTTTTGAGTAGTTTCTCCGTTTACGGGACTAAGAGGTTCACTCTAGCACTACTcggaaaacatatatatatatatagaactaATGGAAATACAATTAGTAATCTTAATAATGTTGCGTTCAAAATACATTACAAACAGTAACGAATAAATTAAATTTCTATTGACTGCCTGCTGCTTCCTTGAACACATCTTTTGTGTAAGGCTCTCTGGTAGCGAGATCAAACGTGCAGGCCCAGCTTGTACTGAGATGATGGATGCAGTTTAGTGGTACAGAAATCATAGATTTCTCAACAGCATAAGCTCGAGTGTAGCATTGAACCACAGAGCCCGGTTCCAATGACATTTCTTCGAGTTGTTATTAGATTCTAATGGAGGAAATGATCAATCATATGACGTATAACATCTTCGCCTTCTTTATGTGCAGTTTGATTTTTTACCTGCAAAATGTTCAGTGGAAAGTCGTTTCTTTAGTATGGTCGGGCTGGTGGGTGTGTGAAGATGTGTGTGTACAGAGAGCAAGATAGAGAGACCTGAATGACACTATGAGCAGCAAATCTCTGTTTGCTGCAGTGGAAACTAACATCTACTTTCTCCCATGACACACGAGATAGGGCTGTCACTAGTTCCCCTGCACAATGAGTCCCCAATTAACAATACTGTATAGTTGAGCACAAAATTTACATACTGGACTCTGGAGAAAACATAGGTGTTAAGGCATCAGCAAATTAAAGGACGTAGAACATCTGATCAACgataaaaatgaagaacatagaAATTAACTGCAAACCTTCAAGCTGGTCACAGTCATTGCCTTCTGCTGAAGTAGGCTCACACTGCTCAGCATCATAGGCCTTACAATGCTCTTCATAAACTATATGTGGATATTTTTCATCAACAGTATCCTCCCACTAATAAGCAGAAACCAATGTTCATTATATGGCAACCAGTAGAATCTGAATTAGAGTACAAAACTTGTGCAGAAGCAATACCTTTGGCAGTTCACAAGTACGTCTAATGCATGATGTTCTCCAGCCGACAATATCTTTAGAATACTCGTTATTGAAAACAAATGGTTAATAAAACTGGTAAGTATGCATCAGTAGAAGCTATATTGCTTATAAAAAAAGGATACGGTCATAGCCCACGTTTGAATATGCCACCCTACGTCTGAAACTACGCAATGCCGACCTGTCAAAGGAAGAAAGCTCATTCCATAAGTAATCAGATACATTCTCTAAAAACGTAGAATCTCATGATCCCATTTGTAATATACAATTGTAGATGTGAGTAACATACATGAAATAACATCCATCATAATCTTCTATCATTCGTTTAAGCAGTGGAGGCTTTCCATCGTCATCGTCATTAAGAAACAGATGCCTACCTGTTCTCCTAAATATCAAATGGATAACTGCACTAGCAAGTTTTTCGAAGGCAGGTACGCCAAAAAGAAATGGTACCTACAAAAGTGTGAATTAATTCATAAGTAAAGTGGACTGCACAAACTTACCAACTGGGTTACAGTTAAACATCATAAAATAAGAACAGCCCAACATTTTTCACTGCTGCCATAACTaaattttcctcttctttcgagtcaccatgggggtaggagtgaaatactttgatcctcttttacaaaagaaaaaaaaaagtcaacagAATCAGCCAAATTAAAGAGTTCTCCCG
Protein-coding regions in this window:
- the LOC133717638 gene encoding putative lipase ROG1, whose translation is MENGVVKENGVCSSESVNGSRDVWSAKVSDSSSADHLVVMVHGIMGSTSDWKFGAEQFVKMLPDKVLVHCSERNTSTLTLDGVDVMGERLAGEVVELVQRKPNLRKISFVAHSVGGLVARYAIGRLYRPAKGENMEHSNPNGCEEDSRSTICGLEPMNFITVATPHLGSRGNKQVPFLFGVPAFEKLASAVIHLIFRRTGRHLFLNDDDDGKPPLLKRMIEDYDGCYFMSALRSFRRRVAYSNVGYDHIVGWRTSCIRRTCELPKWEDTVDEKYPHIVYEEHCKAYDAEQCEPTSAEGNDCDQLEGELVTALSRVSWEKVDVSFHCSKQRFAAHSVIQVKNQTAHKEGEDVIRHMIDHFLH